From the Streptomyces sp. KMM 9044 genome, one window contains:
- a CDS encoding DUF6299 family protein: MSLPASVAVPVSVRSVLVAAAAGGALLLGVAAPPAASAAPGGTVTVDSEGRIAADGSVTLSGTYRCLDTSGPVLVGSSVHQGDATTRYSAGGTLAECDGETHGWENTGKAPDGAVEAGAADVEVTLTELRTVDGLLLPEFHAVHQRTVTLVRD; the protein is encoded by the coding sequence ATGTCTCTGCCCGCGTCCGTCGCCGTACCCGTGTCCGTGCGCTCCGTCCTCGTCGCCGCCGCGGCCGGCGGGGCGCTGCTGCTCGGCGTCGCCGCGCCCCCGGCGGCGTCCGCCGCACCCGGCGGGACCGTGACGGTGGACTCCGAGGGCCGGATCGCCGCCGACGGCAGCGTCACCCTCTCCGGCACGTACCGCTGCCTGGACACCTCCGGTCCGGTCCTCGTCGGCTCCTCCGTCCACCAGGGCGACGCCACCACGCGGTACAGCGCCGGCGGCACCCTGGCGGAGTGCGACGGCGAGACCCACGGCTGGGAGAACACCGGAAAGGCCCCCGACGGCGCCGTGGAGGCCGGTGCCGCCGACGTCGAGGTCACTCTCACCGAACTGCGTACGGTCGACGGCCTTCTGCTGCCCGAGTTCCACGCGGTCCACCAGCGGACCGTCACTCTGGTCCGCGACTGA
- a CDS encoding DUF5999 family protein gives MPRPPGQVPHGVAAHPEQGRSLMRDGATVFDDPGEPLPGSRAIAPHRPPAGRPTVAA, from the coding sequence ATGCCCCGGCCCCCCGGGCAGGTCCCCCATGGGGTCGCCGCCCACCCTGAGCAGGGCCGGAGCCTGATGCGCGACGGTGCGACCGTCTTCGACGACCCGGGCGAACCGCTGCCCGGCAGCCGCGCGATCGCCCCGCACCGGCCCCCCGCGGGCCGCCCCACCGTCGCCGCCTGA
- a CDS encoding ATP-binding protein: protein MIGSSVYEPSASASWRVALPHTTAAVPVARALVRTALAEREHAPDRDTAELLTAELVANAVEHTAGGAPIELVVELLPTGCRVEVHDTDPRPPAELTRPPLREPDPWQEHGRGLLLIRTLSSSCGHRPTASGKAVWFRLPAVPRQRRPD from the coding sequence ATGATCGGATCCAGCGTGTACGAACCCTCGGCCTCCGCCTCCTGGCGCGTCGCGCTGCCGCACACCACCGCGGCCGTGCCCGTCGCCCGTGCGCTGGTCCGTACCGCGCTGGCCGAGCGGGAGCACGCCCCGGACAGGGACACGGCGGAGCTGCTCACCGCCGAACTGGTGGCCAACGCCGTGGAGCACACCGCCGGGGGCGCGCCGATCGAACTGGTGGTGGAGTTGCTGCCGACCGGCTGTCGGGTCGAGGTGCACGACACCGACCCGCGGCCGCCCGCCGAGCTGACCCGCCCGCCGCTCCGCGAGCCGGACCCCTGGCAGGAGCACGGGCGCGGGCTGCTGCTGATCCGCACCCTGAGTTCGTCGTGCGGCCACCGCCCGACCGCGTCGGGCAAGGCCGTGTGGTTCCGGCTGCCGGCGGTGCCACGCCAGCGCCGGCCCGACTGA
- a CDS encoding DNA repair ATPase — protein sequence MTTGTHETPGTGTDQQSAEGARNPAGAGTAVHDTVDGGTYQVLRDRLTAQATELARRAEELNRLRIETFGAAELRLTGTERLRTDRTSVPRDIVAVGDVLLFGYGAHPRPETDTAVGDVLAVHDRALNRLPDDAVPGLLDDPGFLREFGALHRYYRQARLLRLRRVDGKLLAVFQTGEKAGDIRVLHWSVSEDGRAAFLDARGDRDHARTPAPDIEWTRTTREDHVVGRHPHVRVLDELFADTLGGTLTVKTENDTGTPDGIHTEPVDEPLQSLADAEIAHARVGALILLRVLPYKETAHRHLVFNTLTRTVVRLDGIGQGCRRLPEDQGIVFPGGYCLAAGTHKTYALDTSGMEFEHEVRSPNGEDVLYAFHAPGRGRALLLPYNVIRKEVAAPLSCHGWALFDDGALILLRPDGDEPARVHPLQLWHSPYVSDTHAAAQPVGDGPLDRVGNADLVRGVSACLALVRSVTETTPTTEVYEALAAACVRTADAHHWLGEPELGDLRGPLEDVRTTAEQVLDEFETVRDLSRRAAAALDEAAGRIGSVVRRLRGEQPREAAAWVAGLTELRHARGHLLTLKEMRYADHARIDELAADAGHDLDSFGRRAVTHLAHEDAFAAHHADVERLVADAEQTATAAEAAPVAARLDELADGLRTVTEVVAGLEIGDATVRTAVLERVAETLGGVNRARATLDARRRGLRDREARAGFAAELALLGQTVTGALAAAADPESCDKQLTRVLAQLETLESRFAEFDDVLGELVDQRTQIYQAFTVRKQSFTDARARRAEQLASAAERVLETIARRCATLADADEVSTYFVSDPLVDKVRRTADELRDLGDRVRAEELDGRLRSARQEAARALRDRTDLYADGGRSVRLGSHRFAVTTRPLDLTLVPHGDGLAFALTGTDYRAPVTDPALDDGRRYWNRHLPSESPEVYRAEHLAARLLHEHGPDALHGPDDLAALVRRAAEEAYDEGYERGIHDHDATALITAVRPLHDGAGLLRHEPAARALALLHWTHGTTAPERADLTRRARALARVRDAFGPPQALADLRAELARGIADRDGDGSGTGGASSARPEAAAAYLLDELTTGPDGFVISAQTRTLLDKFRRTVATEAYDEDLPALTGLAARRQLVEAWLCAYAAATGSPLTPGDLAEAVAAELCPDTPRHECDAPLTVTVDGLLGTHPRITDRRLTLRLDEFLARTEEFRDRDTPAFRAFQRRRTALVTAERTRLRLDDHRPRVMSSFVRNRLVDEVYLPLIGDSLAKQLGTTGESGRTGTGGLLLLVSPPGYGKTTLVEYVADRLGLVLVKVSGPALGRRVTSLDPAEAPNATARQEIEKINFALAAGNNTLLHLDDIQHTSPELLQKFIPLCDATRRVEGVWEGAPRTYDLRGKRFAVCMAGNPYTESGDLFRVPDMLANRADVWNLGDVLTGKDDAFAASFVENALTANTVLAPLAGRDRGDLDLLIRLAEGDPTAHADRLTHPYAPTELDRVLTVLRHLLTARRTVLAVNEAYIASAAQSDDARSEPPFRLQGSYRNMNKIAQRIQPVMNDTELSAVVDDHYAAEAQTLTTGAEANLLKLAELRGTLTAAQAARWAEVKAAHVRTHALGGPDDDALTRAVAALALLGDRIAAVESAITRAADPRRLMAGPPTRHTSPPAPGPSPKEGDL from the coding sequence ATGACCACCGGCACCCACGAGACACCCGGCACGGGCACCGACCAGCAGTCTGCCGAGGGCGCGCGCAACCCGGCGGGCGCGGGCACCGCCGTGCACGACACCGTCGACGGTGGCACCTACCAGGTGCTGCGCGACCGCCTCACCGCGCAGGCCACCGAACTCGCGCGGCGCGCAGAGGAGTTGAACCGGCTCCGGATCGAGACGTTCGGTGCCGCCGAACTGCGCCTCACCGGCACCGAACGGCTGCGCACCGACCGCACCAGCGTGCCCCGCGACATCGTCGCCGTGGGCGACGTGCTCCTCTTCGGCTACGGTGCCCATCCGCGCCCGGAGACGGACACCGCCGTCGGCGACGTCCTCGCCGTGCACGACCGCGCCCTGAACCGGCTGCCCGACGACGCCGTTCCCGGACTCCTCGACGATCCCGGGTTCCTGCGTGAGTTCGGCGCCCTGCACCGCTACTACCGTCAGGCCCGCCTGCTGCGGCTGCGCCGCGTCGACGGCAAACTCCTCGCCGTGTTCCAGACCGGCGAGAAGGCCGGCGACATCCGCGTCCTGCACTGGTCGGTGTCCGAGGACGGCCGGGCGGCCTTCCTCGACGCGCGCGGCGACCGCGACCACGCCCGCACCCCGGCCCCGGACATCGAATGGACCCGCACCACCCGCGAGGACCACGTCGTCGGTCGGCACCCGCACGTGCGTGTCCTGGACGAACTCTTCGCCGACACCCTCGGCGGCACCCTCACCGTCAAGACGGAGAACGACACCGGCACCCCCGACGGCATCCACACCGAACCGGTCGACGAGCCGCTCCAGTCCCTCGCCGACGCGGAGATCGCCCACGCCCGCGTCGGCGCGCTGATCCTGCTGCGCGTCCTGCCCTACAAGGAGACCGCGCACCGCCACCTCGTCTTCAACACCCTCACCCGGACCGTCGTCCGCCTCGACGGCATCGGCCAGGGCTGCCGACGTCTGCCCGAGGACCAGGGCATCGTCTTCCCCGGCGGCTACTGCCTTGCCGCCGGCACCCACAAGACGTACGCACTCGACACCAGCGGAATGGAGTTCGAGCACGAGGTGCGCTCGCCCAACGGCGAGGACGTGCTGTACGCCTTCCACGCCCCGGGCCGGGGCCGCGCCCTGCTCCTGCCCTACAACGTGATCCGCAAGGAGGTCGCCGCACCGCTGAGCTGCCACGGCTGGGCGCTCTTCGACGACGGCGCACTCATCCTGCTGCGGCCCGACGGCGACGAACCCGCCCGCGTCCACCCGCTCCAACTGTGGCACTCGCCCTACGTCTCCGACACCCATGCCGCAGCCCAGCCCGTCGGCGACGGCCCCCTCGACCGGGTCGGCAACGCCGACCTCGTCCGCGGCGTCTCCGCCTGTCTGGCCCTGGTCCGCTCCGTCACCGAGACCACCCCGACGACCGAGGTGTACGAGGCCCTGGCCGCCGCCTGCGTCCGCACGGCCGACGCCCACCACTGGCTCGGCGAACCCGAACTGGGCGACCTGCGCGGCCCGCTGGAGGACGTGCGGACCACCGCCGAACAGGTCCTGGACGAGTTCGAGACCGTACGCGACCTCAGCCGCCGTGCCGCCGCCGCGCTCGACGAGGCGGCCGGCCGCATCGGCTCCGTGGTCCGCCGGCTGCGTGGCGAGCAGCCCCGCGAGGCCGCTGCCTGGGTCGCGGGTCTCACCGAACTCCGCCACGCCCGGGGCCATCTGCTGACCCTGAAGGAGATGCGGTACGCCGACCACGCCCGCATCGACGAACTCGCCGCCGACGCCGGCCACGACCTCGACTCCTTCGGCCGGCGCGCGGTCACCCACCTCGCCCACGAGGACGCCTTCGCCGCCCACCACGCCGACGTCGAACGCCTCGTCGCCGACGCCGAACAGACGGCCACCGCGGCCGAGGCCGCACCCGTCGCCGCCCGCCTGGACGAACTCGCCGACGGGCTGCGGACGGTGACCGAGGTCGTCGCCGGACTCGAGATCGGCGACGCGACCGTCCGCACCGCCGTCCTGGAACGCGTCGCCGAAACACTCGGCGGTGTCAACCGCGCCCGCGCCACCCTCGACGCCCGCCGCCGCGGCCTGCGCGACCGCGAGGCCCGCGCCGGATTCGCCGCCGAACTCGCCCTGCTCGGCCAGACCGTCACCGGCGCCCTCGCGGCCGCCGCCGACCCCGAGTCCTGTGACAAACAACTGACTCGCGTTCTCGCCCAGTTGGAAACCCTGGAGTCCCGCTTCGCGGAGTTCGACGACGTCCTGGGTGAACTCGTCGACCAACGCACCCAGATCTACCAGGCGTTCACCGTCCGCAAACAGAGCTTCACCGACGCCCGCGCCCGCCGCGCCGAACAGCTCGCCTCCGCCGCCGAACGCGTCCTGGAGACCATCGCCCGCCGCTGCGCCACCCTTGCCGACGCCGACGAGGTCAGCACCTACTTCGTCTCCGACCCCCTGGTCGACAAGGTCCGCCGCACCGCCGACGAACTCCGCGACCTCGGCGACCGGGTCCGTGCCGAGGAACTCGACGGACGGCTCCGCTCCGCCCGGCAGGAAGCCGCCCGCGCCCTGCGCGACCGCACCGACCTCTACGCCGACGGAGGCCGCTCCGTCCGCCTGGGCAGCCACCGCTTCGCCGTCACCACCCGGCCCCTCGACCTCACCCTCGTCCCGCACGGCGACGGCCTCGCCTTCGCCCTCACCGGCACCGACTACCGCGCACCCGTCACCGACCCGGCCCTCGACGACGGCCGCCGCTACTGGAACCGGCACCTGCCGTCCGAGTCGCCCGAGGTCTACCGCGCCGAACACCTGGCCGCCCGCCTGCTGCACGAGCACGGCCCCGACGCCCTGCACGGCCCCGACGATCTCGCCGCCCTCGTCCGCCGGGCGGCCGAGGAGGCCTACGACGAGGGATACGAGCGCGGCATCCACGACCACGACGCGACCGCCCTGATCACCGCCGTCCGGCCCCTGCACGACGGGGCCGGACTCCTGCGCCACGAGCCCGCCGCCCGCGCCCTCGCCCTGCTCCACTGGACGCACGGCACCACCGCCCCCGAACGCGCCGACCTCACCCGCCGGGCCCGCGCCCTCGCCCGCGTCCGCGACGCCTTCGGCCCACCCCAGGCCCTCGCCGACCTGCGCGCCGAACTCGCCCGCGGGATCGCCGACCGGGACGGGGACGGCAGCGGCACGGGTGGTGCGTCGTCGGCCCGCCCGGAAGCCGCCGCCGCCTACCTCCTCGACGAACTCACCACCGGCCCGGACGGGTTCGTCATCAGCGCGCAGACCCGCACCCTGCTCGACAAGTTCCGCCGCACCGTCGCCACCGAGGCCTACGACGAGGACCTGCCCGCCCTCACCGGTCTCGCCGCCCGCCGCCAGCTCGTCGAGGCCTGGCTGTGCGCGTACGCCGCCGCCACCGGCAGCCCCCTCACCCCCGGCGACCTGGCCGAAGCCGTCGCCGCCGAACTCTGCCCGGACACGCCCCGCCACGAGTGCGACGCGCCCCTCACCGTCACCGTGGACGGCCTGCTCGGCACCCACCCCCGCATCACCGACCGCCGTCTCACTCTCCGTCTGGACGAATTCCTCGCCCGCACGGAGGAGTTCAGGGACCGCGACACCCCCGCGTTCCGTGCCTTCCAGCGCCGCCGCACCGCCCTGGTCACCGCCGAACGCACCCGGCTGCGCCTGGACGACCACCGCCCGCGCGTGATGTCGTCGTTCGTCCGCAACCGCCTCGTCGACGAGGTCTACCTCCCCCTCATCGGGGACAGCCTCGCCAAACAGCTCGGCACCACCGGCGAGTCGGGCCGCACCGGCACCGGCGGCCTGCTCCTGCTCGTCTCCCCGCCCGGCTACGGCAAGACCACCCTCGTGGAATACGTCGCCGACCGGCTCGGCCTCGTCCTGGTGAAGGTCAGCGGCCCGGCACTCGGCCGCCGCGTGACCTCGCTCGACCCGGCCGAGGCGCCGAACGCCACCGCGCGCCAGGAGATCGAGAAGATCAACTTCGCGCTGGCCGCCGGCAACAACACGCTCCTCCACCTCGACGACATCCAGCACACCTCGCCCGAACTCCTCCAGAAGTTCATCCCGCTCTGCGACGCCACCCGCCGTGTGGAGGGCGTGTGGGAAGGCGCGCCGCGCACCTACGACCTGCGGGGCAAGCGCTTCGCCGTCTGCATGGCCGGCAACCCCTACACCGAGTCCGGCGACCTCTTCCGGGTGCCCGACATGCTGGCCAACCGCGCCGACGTGTGGAACCTCGGCGACGTCCTCACCGGCAAGGACGACGCCTTCGCCGCCAGCTTCGTCGAGAACGCCCTCACCGCCAACACCGTCCTCGCCCCGCTCGCCGGCCGCGACCGCGGCGATCTCGACCTGCTGATCCGCCTCGCCGAGGGCGACCCCACCGCCCACGCCGACCGGCTCACCCACCCGTACGCGCCCACCGAACTGGACCGCGTCCTCACCGTCCTGCGCCACCTGCTGACCGCCCGCCGCACGGTCCTCGCGGTCAACGAGGCCTACATCGCCTCCGCCGCCCAGTCCGACGACGCCCGCAGCGAGCCGCCGTTCCGGCTCCAGGGCTCCTACCGCAACATGAACAAGATCGCCCAGCGGATCCAGCCGGTCATGAACGACACCGAACTCTCCGCGGTCGTCGACGACCACTACGCGGCCGAGGCACAGACCCTCACCACCGGCGCCGAGGCGAACCTGCTCAAGCTCGCCGAACTGCGCGGCACACTCACCGCCGCACAGGCCGCCCGCTGGGCCGAGGTCAAGGCCGCCCACGTCCGCACCCACGCCCTGGGCGGCCCCGACGACGACGCCCTCACCCGCGCCGTCGCCGCCCTCGCCCTCCTCGGCGACCGCATCGCCGCCGTCGAGTCGGCCATCACCCGGGCCGCCGACCCGCGCCGGCTCATGGCCGGTCCGC
- a CDS encoding SPFH domain-containing protein, whose protein sequence is MDAATVGIAVLVGVCLLAALVVLFIMSRLFRKVEQGKALIVSKVRKVDVTFTGQTVLPVLHRAEVMDISVKTIEITRAGKEGLICQDNIRADIRITFFVKVNKTVEDVIKVAQAVGTARASDRNTLQELFHAKFSEALKTVGKQMDFTDLYTKREELRYRIIEVIGVDLNGYHLEDAAIDFLEQTPLAQLDPGNVLDAQGIRKITELTAVEHVRTNEAQRGEEKEITRQNVDAREAILELERRQTDAEIKQRREIETVRAREEAETARVVEEERLRAQSAFLRTEEQLGVQRENQAREVAVAAKNRERVIAVESERIEKDRMLEVIARERETELTRIAADKEVEAQKRDIAEVVRERVAVDRTVAEQEESIKKLRAVEEAERQRQAVIIAAEAEAQEKLVKDIKAAEAAEVSATHRAAEELTLAEARLKSADLDAQAKVRLAEGIQAEAAAEGLALVQVRDKEADVIEKAGRAEAEAAEARMRAEAEGARAKALADAEGISGRLKAEAAGLTEKAAAMAALDEASRGHEEYRLRLEAEKDVRLAGLEVQRQVAEAQATVLATGLENADINIVGGESVFFDRLVSSIALGKGLDGFVQHSETAQALAGPWLDGSASFTDGVSRILGSVSSADVQNLTVSALLVKLMQTGGDNTGRIKQLIEKAAELGLADTPLAALNDHARA, encoded by the coding sequence ATGGATGCTGCCACCGTGGGCATCGCCGTGCTCGTCGGCGTCTGCCTGCTCGCCGCACTCGTCGTGCTGTTCATCATGTCCCGGCTGTTCCGCAAGGTGGAGCAGGGCAAGGCGCTCATCGTCTCCAAGGTCCGCAAGGTCGACGTGACCTTCACCGGGCAGACGGTGCTGCCCGTGCTGCACAGGGCCGAGGTCATGGACATCTCGGTGAAGACCATCGAGATCACCAGGGCCGGCAAGGAAGGCCTGATCTGCCAGGACAACATCCGCGCGGACATCCGCATCACCTTCTTCGTCAAGGTCAACAAGACCGTCGAGGACGTCATCAAGGTCGCGCAGGCCGTCGGCACCGCGCGGGCCAGTGACCGGAACACGCTGCAGGAGCTGTTCCACGCGAAGTTCTCCGAGGCGCTGAAGACCGTCGGCAAGCAGATGGACTTCACCGACCTCTACACCAAGCGCGAGGAACTGCGGTACCGGATCATCGAGGTCATCGGCGTCGACCTCAACGGCTACCACCTCGAGGACGCGGCGATCGACTTCCTGGAGCAGACGCCGCTGGCCCAGCTCGACCCGGGCAACGTGCTCGACGCGCAGGGCATCCGCAAGATCACCGAGCTGACGGCCGTGGAACACGTCCGCACCAACGAGGCCCAGCGCGGCGAGGAGAAGGAGATCACCCGGCAGAACGTCGACGCGCGTGAGGCGATCCTCGAGCTGGAGCGCCGGCAGACCGACGCCGAGATCAAGCAGCGCCGTGAGATAGAGACCGTGCGGGCCCGTGAGGAGGCCGAGACGGCGCGGGTGGTGGAGGAGGAGCGGCTGCGCGCGCAGAGCGCCTTCCTGCGCACCGAGGAGCAGCTCGGCGTGCAGCGCGAGAACCAGGCGCGTGAGGTCGCCGTCGCCGCCAAGAACCGCGAGCGGGTCATCGCCGTGGAGAGCGAACGCATCGAGAAGGACCGGATGCTCGAGGTCATCGCCCGTGAGCGGGAGACCGAGCTGACCCGGATCGCCGCCGACAAGGAGGTCGAGGCCCAGAAGCGCGACATCGCCGAGGTCGTCCGGGAGCGCGTCGCGGTGGACCGTACGGTCGCCGAGCAGGAGGAGTCGATCAAGAAGCTGCGGGCCGTGGAGGAGGCGGAACGCCAGCGCCAGGCCGTCATCATCGCCGCCGAGGCCGAGGCACAGGAGAAGCTGGTCAAGGACATCAAGGCCGCGGAGGCCGCCGAGGTGTCCGCCACGCACCGCGCCGCCGAGGAACTGACCCTGGCCGAGGCCCGGCTGAAGAGCGCCGACCTCGACGCCCAGGCCAAGGTGCGGCTGGCCGAAGGCATCCAGGCCGAGGCCGCCGCCGAGGGACTCGCCCTCGTACAGGTCCGTGACAAGGAGGCCGACGTCATCGAGAAGGCCGGCCGTGCCGAGGCCGAGGCGGCCGAGGCCCGGATGCGTGCCGAGGCCGAGGGCGCGCGGGCCAAGGCGCTCGCCGACGCGGAGGGCATCAGCGGCAGGCTCAAGGCGGAGGCCGCCGGCCTCACCGAGAAGGCGGCGGCGATGGCCGCGCTGGACGAGGCGTCCCGCGGCCACGAGGAGTACCGGCTGCGCCTCGAGGCGGAGAAGGACGTACGGCTCGCCGGGCTCGAGGTGCAGCGGCAGGTCGCCGAGGCCCAGGCCACGGTGCTCGCGACCGGTCTGGAGAACGCCGACATCAACATCGTCGGCGGGGAGTCCGTGTTCTTCGACCGGCTGGTCTCCTCCATCGCGCTCGGCAAGGGCCTCGACGGGTTCGTCCAGCACTCCGAGACCGCCCAGGCCCTCGCCGGCCCGTGGCTGGACGGCTCGGCGAGCTTCACCGACGGCGTGAGCCGGATCCTGGGCTCCGTGTCGAGTGCCGACGTGCAGAACCTGACGGTGTCCGCGCTGCTCGTGAAGCTGATGCAGACGGGGGGCGACAACACCGGCCGGATCAAGCAACTGATCGAAAAAGCTGCGGAGTTGGGCCTCGCAGACACCCCGCTGGCCGCGCTGAACGACCACGCCAGGGCCTGA
- a CDS encoding PaaX family transcriptional regulator, with protein MINVSDQSAPRSLIVTFYGAYGRFVPGPVPVAELIRLLAAVGVDAPAVRSSVSRLKRRGLLLPARTAQGAAGYALSPDARRLLDDSDRRVHAAASPGDEGWVLAVFSVPESERQKRHILRSRLSGLGFGTTAPGVWIAPARLHEEARHTLERLRLDGYVDLFRGEHLGFTPTAEAVARWWDLAGMAKEHEAFLDRHTRVLDTWQQREDTPPEEAYRDYLLALDSWRHLPYTDPGLPAGLLPEDWPGTRSARVFHGLHTRLRDAGAAFVGL; from the coding sequence ATGATCAACGTGTCCGACCAGTCTGCCCCACGGTCTCTCATCGTCACGTTCTACGGCGCGTACGGCCGCTTCGTGCCGGGCCCCGTGCCCGTCGCCGAGCTGATCCGGCTGCTGGCCGCGGTCGGCGTCGACGCCCCCGCCGTGCGCTCCTCGGTGTCCCGGCTCAAGCGGCGCGGGCTGCTCCTGCCGGCCCGCACCGCGCAGGGCGCGGCGGGCTACGCGCTGTCGCCGGACGCCCGTCGGCTGCTGGACGACAGCGACCGCCGCGTGCACGCCGCCGCGAGCCCCGGGGACGAGGGCTGGGTGCTCGCCGTGTTCTCCGTACCGGAGTCCGAACGGCAGAAGCGTCACATCCTGCGCTCCCGCCTGTCCGGTCTCGGCTTCGGCACCACCGCTCCGGGCGTGTGGATAGCGCCGGCCCGGCTGCACGAGGAGGCCAGGCACACCCTGGAGCGGCTGCGGCTGGACGGTTACGTCGACCTCTTCCGCGGCGAGCACCTCGGGTTCACGCCCACCGCCGAGGCGGTCGCCCGCTGGTGGGACCTGGCCGGGATGGCCAAGGAGCACGAGGCATTCCTGGACCGGCACACGCGCGTACTGGACACCTGGCAGCAGCGCGAGGACACTCCGCCCGAGGAGGCGTACCGCGACTACCTCCTCGCTCTCGACTCCTGGCGCCACCTCCCCTACACGGACCCCGGGCTCCCTGCCGGGCTGCTCCCCGAGGACTGGCCGGGTACGCGCTCGGCGCGCGTCTTCCACGGCCTGCACACGCGCCTGCGGGACGCGGGGGCGGCCTTCGTCGGCCTGTGA
- a CDS encoding PucR family transcriptional regulator has translation MAEREIPEDYLEGFAQILEEVAATGRHLSREELSSRRALGERAAEAGFGLRALVRTHLTATREVWPRGQGDSAEEALSAVQQAVDAFAEGYERAQRLAVRQEEAARREFIDDLLYGRSDLGRLAERAERFGLRLSHEHAVAVARGPVAYNEGDAVPRRVEQALNSRFGNRSILLTTKDGRLLCIAPGHQGEVLTYFAKQAHAATDGGQVAVGRPQSGAGGVVQSYEEALSTLEIAERLGLDEPVLHAAELLVYPVLARDRQAMSDLVHSTLGPLTSARGGAGPLLETLTVYFDSGCVAAEAARRLALSVRALTYRLERIHKLTGANPADPAHRYMLQTAVIGARLLDWPAEQL, from the coding sequence GTGGCGGAGCGGGAGATACCCGAGGACTATCTCGAAGGCTTTGCCCAGATCCTGGAGGAGGTCGCGGCTACCGGCCGGCACCTCTCCCGGGAGGAGCTGAGCTCCCGTCGGGCCCTGGGGGAACGGGCCGCGGAGGCGGGCTTCGGTCTGCGCGCCCTGGTACGCACGCACCTGACCGCCACGCGTGAGGTCTGGCCGCGCGGCCAGGGTGATTCGGCCGAGGAGGCGCTCTCCGCCGTGCAGCAGGCGGTGGACGCGTTCGCCGAGGGCTACGAGCGGGCGCAGCGCCTCGCCGTTCGCCAGGAGGAGGCGGCCCGGCGGGAGTTCATCGACGACCTCCTCTACGGCCGCAGTGACCTGGGCCGGCTCGCCGAACGCGCCGAACGCTTCGGCCTGCGGCTCTCCCATGAGCACGCGGTCGCCGTCGCACGGGGCCCCGTCGCCTACAACGAGGGCGACGCCGTCCCGCGGCGGGTGGAGCAGGCCCTCAACTCCCGGTTCGGCAACCGCAGCATCCTCCTCACCACCAAGGACGGCCGTTTGCTGTGCATAGCCCCGGGGCACCAGGGCGAGGTGCTCACGTACTTCGCCAAGCAGGCGCACGCCGCCACCGACGGCGGCCAGGTCGCCGTCGGCCGCCCGCAGTCCGGGGCCGGCGGGGTCGTCCAGTCCTACGAGGAAGCTCTGAGCACGCTGGAGATCGCCGAACGGCTGGGGCTGGACGAGCCGGTGCTGCACGCCGCCGAACTGCTCGTCTACCCCGTCCTCGCCCGCGACCGCCAGGCCATGTCCGACCTGGTGCACAGCACCCTCGGCCCGCTCACCTCGGCCCGGGGCGGTGCCGGGCCGCTCCTCGAGACGCTCACCGTGTACTTCGATTCGGGCTGCGTGGCGGCGGAGGCGGCCCGGCGGCTCGCACTGAGCGTGCGGGCGCTGACCTACCGGCTGGAACGCATCCACAAGCTCACCGGTGCCAACCCGGCCGACCCCGCCCACCGTTACATGCTCCAGACCGCGGTCATCGGCGCCCGCCTGCTGGACTGGCCGGCCGAGCAGCTCTGA